Proteins from one Mycteria americana isolate JAX WOST 10 ecotype Jacksonville Zoo and Gardens chromosome 1, USCA_MyAme_1.0, whole genome shotgun sequence genomic window:
- the RBBP7 gene encoding histone-binding protein RBBP7 isoform X1, translated as MASKEVLEDTVEERVISEEYKIWKKNTPFLYDLVMTHALEWPSLTVQWLPDVTRPEGKDYALHWLVLGTHTSDEQNHLVVARVQIPNDDQFDASQYDSEKGEFGGFGSVTGKIETEIKINHEGEVNRARYMPQNPCIIATKTPSADVLVFDYTKHPSKPDPSGECNPDLRLRGHQKEGYGLSWNSNLSGHLLSASDDHTVCLWDVSAGPKEGKIVDAKAIFTGHSAVVEDVAWHLLHESLFGSVADDQKLMIWDTRSNTTSKPSHSVDAHTAEVNCLSFNPYSEFILATGSADKTVALWDLRNLKLKLHSFESHKDEIFQVHWSPHNETILASSGTDRRLNVWDLSKIGEEQSAEDAEDGPPELLFIHGGHTAKISDFSWNPNEPWVICSVSEDNIMQIWQMAENIYNDEEPDIAAAELEGQGT; from the exons ATGGCGAGCAAAGAAG TGCTGGAGGACACGGTGGAGGAGCGCGTCATCAGCGAGGAGTACAAGATCTGGAAGAAAAACACCCCCTTCTTGTACGACCTGGTGATGACACATGCTCTGGAGTGGCCCAGCCTCACCGTGCAGTGGTTGCCTGATGTGACCAg GCCAGAAGGAAAGGATTATGCTCTACACTGGCTGGTTTTGGGAACACACACATCTGATGAACAGAACCACCTGGTTGTTGCAAGAGTCCAGATTCCCAATGATGATCAGTTTGATGCTTCGCAATATGACAGTGAGAAAGGAG AGTTTGGTGGCTTTGGATCTGTGACTGGCAAAATTGaaacagagattaaaattaaCCATGAAGGTGAAGTAAACCGTGCTCGTTACATGCCGCAGAATCCCTGCATCATTGCTACAAAAACACCATCTGCTGATGTGTTGGTATTTGACTACACTAAACATCCTTCAAAACCAG ATCCAAGTGGAGAGTGTAATCCTGACCTTAGATTAAGAGGGCACCAGAAGGAAGGCTATGGCTTATCATGGAACTCCAATTTGAGTGGACATCTTCTCAGTGCATCAGATGATCAT ACTGTGTGTTTATGGGACGTAAGCGCTGGaccaaaagaaggcaaaattGTTGATGCGAAAGCAATCTTTACCGGGCACTCTGCAGTAGTAGAAGACGTGGCATGGCATCTGCTCCATGAATCTCTGTTTGGATCCGTGGCGGATGATCAGAAGCTTATGAT TTGGGACACAAGATCTAATACCACGTCCAAGCCAAGTCATTCTGTAGATGCTCATACAGCCGAGGTCAACTGCCTGTCCTTCAATCCTTACAGCGAGTTCATTCTAGCAACTGGTTCTGCTGACAAG ACGGTGGCTCTATGGGATCTTCGAAACTTAAAATTGAAACTCCATTCTTTTGAGTCTCATAAAGATGAAATTTTTCAG GTTCACTGGTCTCCTCATAATGAAACGATTCTTGCTTCAAGTGGTACTGATCGTCGGCTTAATGTATGGGATCTAAG TAAAATTGGAGAAGAGCAGTCTGCAGAGGATGCAGAAGATGGGCCTCCTGAGCTGCTG TTCATTCATGGAGGACACACTGCCAAAATTTCAGACTTCAGCTGGAATCCTAATGAGCCTTGGGTAATCTGTTCTGTATCGGAGGACAACATAATGCAGATATGGCAAATG
- the RBBP7 gene encoding histone-binding protein RBBP7 isoform X2 → MTHALEWPSLTVQWLPDVTRPEGKDYALHWLVLGTHTSDEQNHLVVARVQIPNDDQFDASQYDSEKGEFGGFGSVTGKIETEIKINHEGEVNRARYMPQNPCIIATKTPSADVLVFDYTKHPSKPDPSGECNPDLRLRGHQKEGYGLSWNSNLSGHLLSASDDHTVCLWDVSAGPKEGKIVDAKAIFTGHSAVVEDVAWHLLHESLFGSVADDQKLMIWDTRSNTTSKPSHSVDAHTAEVNCLSFNPYSEFILATGSADKTVALWDLRNLKLKLHSFESHKDEIFQVHWSPHNETILASSGTDRRLNVWDLSKIGEEQSAEDAEDGPPELLFIHGGHTAKISDFSWNPNEPWVICSVSEDNIMQIWQMAENIYNDEEPDIAAAELEGQGT, encoded by the exons ATGACACATGCTCTGGAGTGGCCCAGCCTCACCGTGCAGTGGTTGCCTGATGTGACCAg GCCAGAAGGAAAGGATTATGCTCTACACTGGCTGGTTTTGGGAACACACACATCTGATGAACAGAACCACCTGGTTGTTGCAAGAGTCCAGATTCCCAATGATGATCAGTTTGATGCTTCGCAATATGACAGTGAGAAAGGAG AGTTTGGTGGCTTTGGATCTGTGACTGGCAAAATTGaaacagagattaaaattaaCCATGAAGGTGAAGTAAACCGTGCTCGTTACATGCCGCAGAATCCCTGCATCATTGCTACAAAAACACCATCTGCTGATGTGTTGGTATTTGACTACACTAAACATCCTTCAAAACCAG ATCCAAGTGGAGAGTGTAATCCTGACCTTAGATTAAGAGGGCACCAGAAGGAAGGCTATGGCTTATCATGGAACTCCAATTTGAGTGGACATCTTCTCAGTGCATCAGATGATCAT ACTGTGTGTTTATGGGACGTAAGCGCTGGaccaaaagaaggcaaaattGTTGATGCGAAAGCAATCTTTACCGGGCACTCTGCAGTAGTAGAAGACGTGGCATGGCATCTGCTCCATGAATCTCTGTTTGGATCCGTGGCGGATGATCAGAAGCTTATGAT TTGGGACACAAGATCTAATACCACGTCCAAGCCAAGTCATTCTGTAGATGCTCATACAGCCGAGGTCAACTGCCTGTCCTTCAATCCTTACAGCGAGTTCATTCTAGCAACTGGTTCTGCTGACAAG ACGGTGGCTCTATGGGATCTTCGAAACTTAAAATTGAAACTCCATTCTTTTGAGTCTCATAAAGATGAAATTTTTCAG GTTCACTGGTCTCCTCATAATGAAACGATTCTTGCTTCAAGTGGTACTGATCGTCGGCTTAATGTATGGGATCTAAG TAAAATTGGAGAAGAGCAGTCTGCAGAGGATGCAGAAGATGGGCCTCCTGAGCTGCTG TTCATTCATGGAGGACACACTGCCAAAATTTCAGACTTCAGCTGGAATCCTAATGAGCCTTGGGTAATCTGTTCTGTATCGGAGGACAACATAATGCAGATATGGCAAATG